The following are from one region of the Coffea eugenioides isolate CCC68of chromosome 2, Ceug_1.0, whole genome shotgun sequence genome:
- the LOC113754262 gene encoding putative calcium-transporting ATPase 13, plasma membrane-type, translating to MLSSSTTPPKKGNRNLNKKNLKHSLRFVFFLSVLAAVSYRISSTVTVSSFSSSFSSSMYPLPPKSNRTQKRLQIVFRAIYFAVSLSKKAVNTNALLFPSVLHHNPSYVAIDVQPSKNDRLERSFMEIDRKALADLVREKNSDRLHTYGGAKELAAILQTDPEAGISSAEGSIKQRIDAFGSNTYRKPPAKSLLRFLLEASKDSMIIILLVCAVLSLCFGIKQNGLKEGWYDGASIIVAVILVLGVSAISNFKQSKQFEKLSNESNNIRIVVVRDGRRQQMSIFKIVVGDIVCLKIGDQIPADGLFLDGYSLKVDESSMTGESDHVEIHEAGNPFLLSGTKVTDGYGRMLVTSVGMNTTWGQMMSLITHDTNEQTPLQRRLNKLTSGIGKVGLLVAFLVLVVLLIRYFTGQTKDERGQREFKARQTSTGDIMNSIIRIIAAAVTILVVAIPEGLPLAVTLTLAYSMKQMVMDHAMVRKLSACETMGSATTICTDKTGTLTLNQMQVTEFWLGNEPMKGKTPTDIAPDVGQLLQESIGLNSTGEIYTSPSSPNPEITGNPTESAILNWAVFDMKMDINTTKQEYEKLHVEVFNSEKKRSGVLVRKNHSETVRVHWKGAAEMILARCSNYYMENGTVKAIDDEERKQLEIIIEKMAGKSLRCIAFAFKSIAGHGVICENLPDTQLTLLGLVGLKDPCRPEVKAAVKSCRKAGVNIKVITGDNMLTAKSIAIECGILNGNEDLEDTAVEGITFRNYSPEERMAKIDRILLMARSSPFDKLLMVQSLKQKGHVVAVTGDGTNDAPALKEADVGLSMGIQGTEVAKESSDVVILDDNFNTVVMVLRWGRCVYRNIQKFIQFQLTVNITALCINFIAAVSAGEVPLTAVQLLWVNLIMDTLGALALATEQPNNDLMECRPVGRREPLITKIMWRNLIAQALYQVTIILILEFKGSSIFHVNEKVEHTIIFNSFVLCQVFNEFNARELEKKNVFRGVLKNKLFLSIIGMTVALQVVMVEFLKRFATTERLNWVQWVSCIGIAALSWPIGWFVKCIPSERLPSLPFRTTF from the coding sequence ATGTTAAGCTCATCTACAACACCACCAAAAAAAggaaacagaaatttaaacaagaaaaatcTCAAGCACTCGTTAAGATTCGTGTTTTTTCTTTCAGTGCTTGCAGCAGTATCTTATAGAATCTCTTCCACAGTCactgtttcttctttttcttcttcattttcttcttccatgTATCCACTTCCACCAAAGTCTAATCGCACTCAGAAGCGTTTGCAGATAGTTTTTCGAGCTATATACTTTGCAGTTTCCTTGTCTAAGAAAGCAGTTAATACCAATGCCTTGCTGTTTCCTTCAGTTTTGCATCACAATCCCTCCTACGTTGCCATTGATGTACAACCCTCCAAAAATGATCGCCTCGAAAGATCTTTTATGGAAATTGATAGGAAGGCACTTGCTGACTTGGTAAGAGAAAAAAATAGCGATAGGCTGCACACTTATGGAGGTGCAAAAGAATTAGCAGCCATTCTTCAAACAGATCCAGAAGCTGGTATCAGCAGTGCAGAGGGTAGCATAAAGCAAAGAATCGATGCATTTGGATCCAACACATACAGAAAGCCCCCTGCTAAAAGTTTACTGAGGTTTCTTCTCGAAGCATCCAAAGATTCCATGATCATCATTCTTCTGGTTTGTGCAGTTTTGTCACTCTGTTTTGGAATCAAACAGAATGGCCTGAAGGAAGGATGGTATGATGGAGCAAGCATAATTGTGGCTGTAATACTAGTTCTTGGAGTCTCTGCCATCAGCAACTTCAAACAAAGTAAGCAATTTGAGAAGCTTTCCAATGAGAGCAATAATATAAGAATTGTCGTAGTCAGAGATGGGCGGAGACAGCAAATGTCCATATTCAAAATCGTTGTAGGCGATATTGTATGTCTAAAAATCGGCGATCAAATTCCAGCAGATGGGTTATTCCTGGATGGTTACTCTTTAAAGGTAGATGAGTCTAGCATGACAGGTGAAAGTGACCATGTTGAAATCCATGAGGCAGGCAATCCATTCCTGCTATCGGGTACAAAGGTCACAGATGGCTATGGTCGCATGCTCGTTACATCTGTAGGAATGAACACAACATGGGGTCAGATGATGAGTTTAATAACTCATGACACAAATGAACAGACACCATTACAAAGGCGGCTTAACAAGCTGACCTCCGGTATTGGGAAGGTCGGTTTGTTGGTCGCTTTCCTTGTTTTAGTCGTGTTGTTGATACGTTACTTCACCGGACAAACCAAAGATGAAAGAGGGCAAAGGGAGTTCAAAGCCAGACAGACGAGTACTGGCGATATCATGAATTCCATCATCCGGATCATTGCTGCAGCAGTTACTATCCTTGTAGTGGCTATTCCAGAGGGTTTGCCTTTGGCTGTAACACTAACCCTGGCATACTCAATGAAACAAATGGTGATGGACCATGCCATGGTGAGAAAATTATCAGCCTGTGAGACTATGGGATCGGCTACTACCATCTGCACTGATAAAACCGGCACCCTGACTTTAAATCAGATGCAAGTCACTGAATTTTGGTTAGGCAATGAGCCGATGAAGGGAAAGACACCAACAGACATAGCACCTGATGTTGGTCAACTGCTGCAAGAAAGTATTGGCTTAAACAGTACTGGTGAGATTTATACTTCACCTTCTTCACCAAATCCAGAGATTACTGGTAACCCAACAGAGTCAGCCATCCTTAATTGGGCTGTATTTGATATGAAAATGGATATCAACACAACAAAGCAAGAGTATGAAAAGCTCCATGTTGAAGTTTTCAATTCAGAGAAGAAAAGAAGTGGGGTTTTAGTGAGGAAAAATCATTCGGAGACAGTTCGTGTGCATTGGAAAGGAGCAGCTGAAATGATTCTGGCCAGGTGTTCAAACTACTACATGGAAAATGGTACAGTTAAGGCCATAGATGATGAAGAGAGAAAACAGCTTGAAATAATAATTGAAAAGATGGCAGGTAAGAGTCTTCGCTGCATTGCTTTTGCTTTCAAAAGCATTGCAGGACATGGTGTCATTTGCGAGAATCTTCCAGACACTCAATTAACATTACTGGGGTTGGTGGGTTTAAAGGATCCATGCAGGCCAGAGGTTAAAGCAGCAGTAAAATCGTGCAGAAAAGCTGGAGTGAACATAAAAGTAATCACTGGAGACAACATGTTGACAGCAAAATCAATAGCCATAGAGTGCGGAATTTTAAATGGTAATGAGGACTTGGAAGATACAGCTGTTGAAGGAATAACTTTCAGAAATTATTCACCTGAAGAAAGAATGGCAAAAATTGATCGGATCCTTCTTATGGCAAGATCATCTCCTTTTGACAAGCTATTGATGGTACAGAGTTTAAAGCAGAAAGGTCATGTGGTAGCAGTAACTGGTGATGGCACAAATGATGCACCTGCTTTGAAAGAAGCAGATGTTGGCCTTTCAATGGGCATCCAGGGCACAGAAGTTGCCAAGGAAAGCTCAGACGTTGTCATCCTGGATGACAATTTCAATACCGTTGTTATGGTATTAAGGTGGGGCAGATGCGTATACAGAAATATTCAAAAGTTCATCCAGTTTCAACTCACAGTCAATATCACAGCCCTATGCATCAATTTTATTGCTGCAGTATCTGCCGGCGAAGTTCCTCTCACGGCAGTCCAGCTTCTTTGGGTGAACCTGATCATGGATACATTGGGTGCCTTGGCCTTGGCAACTGAACAGCCAAACAATGATCTAATGGAATGCAGACCTGTTGGTCGCAGAGAACCTCTTATAACCAAAATCATGTGGCGAAATCTCATTGCTCAGGCTTTATATCAGGTAACTATCATACTGATCCTTGAATTCAAAGGAAGCTCTATCTTCCATGTGAACGAAAAGGTTGAGCACACCATTATTTTCAATAGTTTTGTCCTCTGTCAAGTTTTTAATGAGTTCAACGCAAGAGAGCTTGAGAAGAAAAATGTATTCAGGGGAGTACTAAAGAACAAACTGTTTCTAAGCATCATAGGGATGACAGTAGCTCTTCAAGTGGTTATGGTAGAGTTCTTGAAGAGATTTGCCACTACAGAAAGGCTGAACTGGGTACAATGGGTTTCATGCATTGGAATTGCTGCACTGTCATGGCCAATTGGTTGGTTTGTCAAATGCATCCCTTCTGAACGGCTCCCTTCTCTTCCATTTAGAACTACATTTTAA